In Halobacteria archaeon AArc-dxtr1, the sequence CCGAGAAACGCGCGGTGTTCGGTGCCACGAACGCACTGGACGTCGCTCTCGAGGACGTACCGGAAGAGTTGGCTCGGCTCTGTGAGCGGGGAGAGGAACTTCCGTCGCGACGGTGACGGTGCGTGAGCCTCCCGTCTCCAACCGGGAGTGAGTCGTGACGAACGAACGAGCGTCAAGGGTACTGACGGAGTCAGTTCGGCTCGTCGGTCGCCTCGCTCGAGCGTTCGTCGATCTCGTCGTCGTCCGTGTCCGAACGAGGAGCGTTCTGGGTGCCGAGATCGCCGTCGTCGACCTCGTCAGGGTTGCGATCGATCCGCTTGAGTTCGTCTTCGATCTCGGCGTCGCGCTCGGCATCCAGTTCGTCCTCTCGGTCAGTGTCGTCTTCGGCCATCGTCGAACAATGGTCGGACTGCCCGTTGTCGTCCCGGCCGTCGACTGCAAGCGGACGAACTGGGGGGTGGCGAGGGGAGTCCAATCGAGCGTACGCCCTCGCGATTCCGGCGCCGGTGACGAAAGACAGATAAAAGGGCGCGGAGTGAGAAGGGACAGGTATGGACGTTCCGTACGATCTCACCTCGTACGTCAGGGTGTTGAAGATGGCGACGACGCCCACGACGAACGAGTTCCTGCAGGTCTCGAAAATCGCCGGCGCCGGAATCCTCTTCGTAGGATTCATCGGCTTCATCATCGGCGCGATCATGCTGCTACTGACCGGTTCGGGTGGCGTCTGATGGGCATCTTCGCAGTCAAAACCACCGCGAGTCAGGAGCAGACCGTCGCCGACATGATCATCAACCGTGAGGAGCCGGAGGTCCACGCCGCGCTCGCACCCGATTCGTTGACCTCCTACGTGATGGTCGAAGCCGACAACAACGCGGTGTTAGAGCGCGTGCTCGAGGACATCCCGCACGCACGCACCATCGTCCCCGGCGAGTCAGATATCACCGAAGTCGAGCACTTCCTCTCGCCAAAGCCAGACGTCGAGGGGATCGCCGAGGGCGACATCGTGGAGCTCATCGCCGGCCCCTTCAAGGGCGAGAAAGCCCAGGTCCAGCGCATCGACGAGGGCAAAGACCAGGTGACCGTCGAGCTATACGAGGCAACGGTGCCCATTCCGGTGACTGTTCGGGGCGACCAGATTCGCGTGCTCGATAGCGACGAGCGCTAGCGAGTCGTCGTTTTATAATACATTTTGCGAGGAACGGTGAGCGACACCGACGAGAAGTAGCGACACAGCAGTCACACAGGGACGTGCGGTGTTGGTCGCGCGACGAGTACGTTCGGGCCGAAGAGTGTTGTACAGTTGGGAAATATAGGGACAATCACTGCGTCAGGCCGGTATCAAACCGATATCCGATGGCAGCCTCTCAGATTCGACCGGGCGTCGCGGTCGACTGCTTGGTAGTGCTGTCGTCTTCTTTCGCGAGGCCGTCGAAGTCGACGTTGTCGAACTCGCCGGGCTGTAAGCCCTCAGTCGCGTACAGGTACAGCGTCGTCTTGATGATGCCCTGAAGTGTCTGGCCGACGAGGAACGCAAGCGCCAGGCCGAGCAGGATCGTTCCGATAGCGAGGACCGACTGGATGCTCGAGAGCGCAACGCCGACGAGGATGAACGGCAAGGCAACCACGAATCCGATGAGCTGGACGCCAAAGAGGCTGATCGGTGTCTCGCCCCAGGTCTTCTTGAAGGTTCGGCCACTCTCGGTGAACATTCCTTTCGCACCGGTCTTCTCGAAGATGGCAACCGGGATGACGAAGAACGTCAGGACCGTCCAGGCGAAGCCGAAGATCGTCCCGAACAGCTGTGCACCCCGCGAGTCGGAGTTCTCGAGCCCGTTGATCAAGACCCCGACCGTCGCGCTAACGAGCGCCCAGATCAGGAGCTTCCCTTTCACACCCCAGGCGGCCGCGAGGCCGTCGCGAACGGAAGGAGTCGATCCGGTCATGATCGCGTCGTGAGTCTGATGGACGAGCCCGGCGGTAAAGAACGTCGAGACGAACGTAAGCACGAGATACGCCAGGAACAGGCCGACGAGGGCGCCACCCTCAGGTGTGATTGCCATCAGGCCGAACGTGACGCCGAGGAAGAGTCCGAGGAAGGCAAGCGCAGCCGCACCGCTGATCAGCGGAAACAGCAACAGCGTCGGGTTGTGACGCATCAGTCGAAGGCTGTCCACTGTCAGGGTAATCCCCATCTTGAACCGTTCGATGACTCGCATAACCGACCGTACCCAGTGTCAAAGCATAAACGTACGTGTCCTATTTCCAGCCCGGAAATACGTGTTCGAGTACTGGTCCGGAGAGACACCAGCCGTGGCTTACGGAAGTTTATGCCGAAAGGCACGAAGGGCGTTTTTGCCGGTTTCGGTGAGTGAAACCTGCTTCGTTCGACCGACCGACTCGATGTGGAGATAGCCGTTTTCGACGAGTGGATCGACAATCCGGTTGTTCAACAGCGCGAACTTCGCTTTCTCGTTGGCAGGCTCTGATCGTGTCATGAACGCGAGGTCCTG encodes:
- a CDS encoding protein translocase SEC61 complex subunit gamma; this encodes MDVPYDLTSYVRVLKMATTPTTNEFLQVSKIAGAGILFVGFIGFIIGAIMLLLTGSGGV
- a CDS encoding transcription elongation factor Spt5, with the translated sequence MGIFAVKTTASQEQTVADMIINREEPEVHAALAPDSLTSYVMVEADNNAVLERVLEDIPHARTIVPGESDITEVEHFLSPKPDVEGIAEGDIVELIAGPFKGEKAQVQRIDEGKDQVTVELYEATVPIPVTVRGDQIRVLDSDER
- a CDS encoding DUF6159 family protein; amino-acid sequence: MRVIERFKMGITLTVDSLRLMRHNPTLLLFPLISGAAALAFLGLFLGVTFGLMAITPEGGALVGLFLAYLVLTFVSTFFTAGLVHQTHDAIMTGSTPSVRDGLAAAWGVKGKLLIWALVSATVGVLINGLENSDSRGAQLFGTIFGFAWTVLTFFVIPVAIFEKTGAKGMFTESGRTFKKTWGETPISLFGVQLIGFVVALPFILVGVALSSIQSVLAIGTILLGLALAFLVGQTLQGIIKTTLYLYATEGLQPGEFDNVDFDGLAKEDDSTTKQSTATPGRI